The Helicoverpa zea isolate HzStark_Cry1AcR chromosome 23, ilHelZeax1.1, whole genome shotgun sequence sequence AATGATCAGGATCTATCTCGGTACGTATGTTTAAAAGCGTATAAGTATCCAATAGTGTGTCATATTTTTACTTCGAAAAGAGGGTGTTACAAATTCTTTTTTCGCCCCAGGTGCTAACAACAGAAGGCAAGCCAGCCTTAATACACAAGACATCAGTGAACTGCAGCAACCAGGAGCAGCGGTTCCCTTCGCCGCTGTTCGTGTTCGGCGAGAAGGTTCGCACCCGCGCCATCAGCTGCAAGCAGACCAGCATGGTGGCGCCGCTACACCTGCTGCTCTTCGCCAGCAGGAAGGTCGAGTGGGTAAGGAAGACCAGCTCTAATACACAAGACATCAGCTGCAAGCAGACCAGCATGGTGGCGCCGCTACACCTGCTGCTCTTCGCCAGCAGGAAGGTCGAGTGGGTAAGGAAGACCAGCTCTAATACACAAGACATCAGCTGCAAGCAGACCAGCATGGTGGCGCCGCTACACCTGCTGCTCTTCGCCAGCAGGAAGGTCGAGTGGGTAAGGAAGACCAGCTCTAATACACAAGACATCAGCTGCAAGCAGACCAGCATGGTGGCGCCGCTACACCTGCTGCTCTTCGCCAGCAGGAAGGTCGAGTGGGTAAGGAAGACCAGCTCTAATACACAAGACATCAGCTGCAAGCAGACCAGCATGGTGGCGCCGCTACACCTGCTGCTCTTCGCCAGCAGGAAGGTCGAGTGGGTAAGGAAGACCAGCTCTAATACACAAGACATCAGCTGCAAGCAGACCAGCATGGTGGCGCCGCTACACCTGCTGCTCTTCGCCAGCAGGAAGGTCGAGTGGGTAAGGAAGACCAGCTCTAATACACAAGACATCAGCTGCAAGCAGACCAGCATGGTGGCGCCGCTACACCTGCTGCTCTTCGCCAGCAGGAAGGTCGAGTGGGTAAGGAAGACCAGCTCTAATACACAAGACATCAGCTGCAAGCAGACCAGCATGGTGGCGCCGCTACACCTGCTGCTCTTCGCCAGCAGGAAGGTCGAGTGGGTAAGGAAGACCAGCTCTAATACACAAGACATCAGCTGCAAGCAGACCAGCATGGTGGCGCCGCTACACCTACTGCTCTTCGCCAGCAGGAAGGTCGAGTGGGTAAGGAAGACCAGCTCTAATACACAAGACATCAGCTGCAAGCAGACCAGCAAGGTGGCGCCGCTACACCTGCTGCTCTTCGCCAGCAGGAAGGTCGAGTGGGTAAGGAAGACCAGCTCTAATACACAAGACATCAGCTGCAAGCAGACCAGCATGGTGGCGCCGCTACACCTGCTGCTCTTCGCCAGCAGGAAGGTCGAGTGGGTAAGGAAGACCAGCTCTAATACACAAGACATCAGCTGCAAGCAGACCAGCATGGTGGCGCCGCTACACCTGCTGCTCTTCGCCAGCAGGAAGGTCGAGTGGGTAAGGAAGACCAGCTCTAATACACAAGACATCAGCTGCAAGCAGACCAGCATGGTGGCGCCGCTACACCTGCTGCTCTTCGCCAGCAGGAAGGTCGAGTGGGTAAGGAAGACCAGCTCTAATACACAAGACATCAGCTGCAAGCAGACCAGCATGGTGGCGCCGCTACACCTGCTGCTCTTCGCCAGCAGGAAGGTCGAGTGGGTAAGGAAGACCAGCTCTAATACACAAGACATCAGCTGCAAGCAGACCAGCATGGTGGCGCCGCTACACCTGCTGCTCTTCGCCAGCAGGAAGGTCGAGTGGGTAAGGAAGACCAGCTCTAATACACAAGACATCAGCTGCAAGCAGACCAGCATGGTGGCGCTGCTACACCTGCTGCTCTTCGCCAGCAGGAAGGTCGAGTGGGTAAGGAAGACCAGCTCTAATACACAAGACATCAGCTGCAAGCAGACCAGTCGAGTGGGTACCTAAGTAGAAAGCATAATCAGCTAGGACCATGGGAGTAAGGAGGATACAGCTGAAAGCCAATgagttgcgggattgttcgaaagagttaccgcggccctggtacataaaaggcacACGAAGGAATATGATGGGAAAtagccagtaagagtctgacactccctcacgctgctaagaTAGAGTCATTTCATGATTTCCCATGGAAAAAGCTAAGTGTAAAAAGCTAAGTGCCAGTGTTTTATGAGCCGCTATTACATTTGACACGTATTATATCTTAGCAAAACTAGTTTCTGGTTTTTGACTACATAAATTCcgaaactaataaattaaaatagcgCTTGACTTGACGAGTTGGAAGTACTCGTCAAGTCAATCAAGCgctgttttaattttgttaaccaTGAGATCCCCTGTgcaatcaaaaaatattacaactaaCCAAGTTTCACACATATCTAAAACCTACCTGAAATTTCCAGATAGACAACGTAGTCCGGCTAGACAACTGGTTGAACTTCGACATGAACCCTCGCTCGGCTGCGCTGGTGACGGCGCTCAGGCCGGCTATAGAGAAGCTTGTGGAGAGAGCGGCAGCCGAACCTGATGCAGCTCTGCAGTTCTCGCCCAATGAACAGAAGGTTTGTAGATATGGGTGTATTTCCCTTTAGTGTCGGCTCAAGAGTTAGAAGACAATCAGTAGGACAATAAAATTCTCAAAACGGAGTGATAGAAAGCACATATAAGAACAGAATTAGTTGAAAATCAAGAGGAATATAAAAAGACCATGAGTGTTCACGTTACTTTTTCTTTTGCATCCTAACAtgatgaattttgaaaaaaaagccTATTTTCTGTTCTCCTTGGAGCTTATGTgcttattggaatattttattttccactATTCTACTCGGATGCCAGTATATTTATATTACGTATTTTTTTGACAGGTGGTAGACTGCATAAAATCACTATGCGTCATCGAAGCGGGCGACTACAATATTCAACGCGAATGCGGCGTCCCAAGCTTCAGACCCGACCCTGCCAAGAGAGGGAACCGGGGATGGGGTACCACAGGCCCTCGCGGTGGGGGCTTTGGGGGAAACCAGGGCTTCGGCAACCAAGGTTTCGGTAACCGAGGAGGCTTCTGGGGACGAGGTGGTTTCAGTGGCGGTAACCCCGGCTTCGAAGGTGCTCAAGGTGGTTTCGGCGGGAACCAGGGCGGTTTTGGAGGGAACCAGGGTGGTTTTGGCGGGAACCAGGGAGGTTTCGGCAGTGGTAATGGTTACGGCCGAGGTGGTTTCGGCAACCGAGGTTTTAACCGCGGAGGATTCAGAGGCCGGGGCAGAGGACGCGGAAGTTGGTAATCATTCCACATCTAGAATAGTGACTTGTGATCTAACTTATGACTAAGTAATAAACCAATTAAATGtgatactgttttatttattacataattgaTGAGATGATAGCAAAAACATTATAagtaaatgaattaaaatgaaatagaaaGAATACGTAGTGTTacataattttcataatatttcattACAATATACTGAGCAACTAACGCAGTAGAAAAAGTTGACAAGAAGTAAAATAAAGCAGAACTATGACTAGatagaaaaatacaaacattaaaGGTAATTGGCgtactttaagaaaaatagacCAAGGGAAGGTAAAAAACATTGGCTCACGAGCCAAAACCTTCGTCATTCAACCGGGTTTTGCACGACTATCAGTATAAAGTCTTTATCTGGAGCCACCATCACCTCGCTTTTCTTGCTCCGTATCCTCAGGAAGGTCAGATCATTGGTAGGGTCGAGATCTCTCACTACCGCCTTCGCTTTATCCACTAAGGAGCTCATAAGGCCCGCATACTGAACAGAAACATGATTCTCTAAAGTAGTCTTGATTGGTATACCTTCACCGTTGACAACTATGACTCCTGCCACACCTTTGTGCATAGATAGCTTTCGAACCGTCTCCTCAGCTTCGTTGGccattatttagtaaaaaaaatcgttttaattGACACAATAAATGCCTGGGAATAATGAAAATCGAAACACCGTCGCGTCCCAATTTTTCGTGACAATATTGACGTTGTCAATGCAgcaatttgaatttagaacggtTCATCAAATTATATGGCTTCATTATGGCTTGAATGAAGCAAATAGGTACCAATAAGGTTTAAACAAACTGATTTACTCTATAGGTGTCTCCCTCAGTGTTTGATTTAATGCAATAAATTCTGTTTTATGAGCTATTAAATACTTTAATGTCTTATTATGACCGATGTTTATGATTTACCCAGGATCTAATGTTTACTCCTAATAGTTACCGTGCCAACGTTGTTACTAGGATACGATAATCACACTTCACAGCACAGAGAAGTATAGTACAAGTACTGATACTGTGTGATAGCAGCTGCACCTACCAACATATTATCGCATGTAGATGCGGAGTAAGGGGAATACGGTTCTTAGTAGCTAGACTGgtgttactggcttctgactacccgtaacaactgccaaggaggttcaatgacagccgggacctacagtttaacgtgccatccgaaacgtAGAAATTGGTGTCCAAGTCCAAGATATAccaagaaagtacatacaaacttagaaaagttgcattggtacttgcttgacctggaatggaacccacgccctcatacttgagaggttggttcttcacccactaggctaccacgacttttttacgtACTTAttatacacaaaataatttaatgggCCGGTTTTTCTTCAGGTTCGCAATAACATTGCATTCCATTGTAAAAACTATGAGAGAGGCGCGGTCTACTAGCAATTAACCGGCATTTGATTCTGCCACAGTAGAGAATAAATAgcaaaatattatgaagctaaaATGGTACAaagtattattatgtattaaaattacttCAGGTAGGTATcagacaaaatatttaattttaataaaaatataacatacataataaattgAGCTTAAATAACATAGcaaagtttttattagttttcaaGAGAGTCAACATCTTGTCCTTGCTGTTTCATTGAttctacttttaaataaataggcatTCTGCCACTTCTCATCTTCTctcttttatgtactttgaGCTGATGCTTCATCATCTGCTTTCTATAACCAAATGCTTTCCCACAAATATTGCACACTTGGTCTTTTATACCTGCATGATCCACTTTCAAGTGTAATTCTAAATCTCGCTTAGAGTAAAATCCTCGACTACAAGAGTCACATTTAAACGCATGCTCCTTTTTATGCTGTGTCAATGtatgtttattcaaattacttttatttataaatcttgAAGGGCATTCACTACATTGATATGGTTTCTCCCCTGTGTGAGAACGCATGTGCATCTTTAGAGATTCCGGAAATCTTCCTTTGTAAGGACATAGTGTACATTTGTAAGGCAGTTTGTAGAAATGAGTTTGTCTGTGACGAGAGAAAGGTCCTTGCATTGTGAAACTCTTCCCGCATATATCACAGATATATGGAGACGATGACTGTTCATGCAGTACTAAATGCTTTTTGTAATATACAGCTGCATAAGATTTCTTACAGTAAGGGCAAACAATTCTCATATTCTCATGCTCCTCACTTAATCTGTGTTTATTGTACTCCCTAAAATTCTTAAATGATATTTCACATCTTTTACAATGATACTGTTTTTTGGAAACTTTAGTTTCTTCATACTCATATGAGTTATCATTATCGGTATCGTCAAATGGTATATCGTTTTCAGCATCTGGTGAGACTCTAGGCGGATCTTTTAAGAGTTGGTCGGATTGTTGTGCCGTTTTCCTGAATAATATTGCACCTTGAAGAAGCGTGTGGCACGGCTGGCATAGGAACTTAGGATACGCGTCGCCTTCTCTCACGTCGATGCCGCCAAAAATGCTCAAAGATTCTGTTAAATCGTCTAAGGTATCGCTACCGTAAATAGGTATAGAACCTTCCTTCAAACAAACTCTGCAGATAGGGTCGTCAGTAGCTTCCTTCTTGATGGTGATTTCATCGCGCGAGCTGCCTTCCCCGGCCGATTCTTCTCCGGTGCTAGCACCAGCACTTCTGgcattcatttgtttgcaatGTAACAGTTTTAGCAGTAACAGTGAAACTCCCATTATTCGGAAAGTCTCTCTCTCGTTTCAGAATTTTCGTTTTGATGTGCTACaggaaataaataagaaataatacaaatcgacggtatttattttgtttctgcaGTTGACACATACATAGTTGTAATTGTCATTTTTTGACAAAAAGTGAAAATTCTGTCACTCATCATGTCTTCAGCACGCCGTGGAACGGAACgtggttaaataaaaaagaggtttttataaaataaaaactaatgtacaatctatcaaaacaaaatatatccaTGTCTGGAATTCATAATAGTGGTTTTGCGGCCCGCTATTGAACTTTCCGAAAACTTTACTTAGTCACGAGTCACCTAATAAAAAGAatgaaatttattattttatgaacaaataatggaataaaaacattaattatttaatcatcgttaattagaaaattacctgcttgataaataaacaaagtgaGTGTCaactaagataaaaataaatacacgtgATAATTAAATGCGtaatatacagggtgtttggcgcatggaccgacaaaaatttttgggggattcgtgaggccatgtactagttttcactcatagacccaatgtcctatatgtcactgtattcgagatacgattttttttgtttgtttttaaaaattaccggaactatcacctttaaaacgctataacttttcagtctgttgtcgaatttacaccaaatcactttcattgcgttctctgatgtattattattccaaataaaacataaattcatagcactagatggaaaaaaaatacttgttgagcttccaaactcttaaaaatgaaaaaacgtatgaaaaatgtcaaattcaaaattaattataaaaaaaagtaaaagcttttatgaacttcgtttaataaaaaaaaattgcctacttaataccctttccaacgatatgccacatgggtgtgaaatcattaataatgtcgtcaaaatcagagcaggaacgaacacgcactctaacgtctctaacaacgaacccgtttgatagaacaatggtaagcaggtaattggcaggtaaactgcctgtctctttcttacgcatgaaaaatatctcttgtctttgtctatcattgggttggagtttgttatgtgatccttgtttagtcgagatttgactatctctgctatcggaagtgtccgtgtatttcacgttttcctatttcgttgttttttgttaaagtttgtttttgttaagttttgtttgttgaacttttctgttaaactgttggtgtattcaccgtgcttgttacaatgcctaacttcagcaacgaagagtatgctgacatgttgttggcatatggcagcgctaattgtaacgctcgtgaagcgcgtagaatttaccagcagcgttatcctaaccggcgtataccacaccacgagacgtttgctacaacctatcgacgtctgagggagactggaaacataaatttccaagagcctcgcgttaatgtgaggcaacataatgttgtaattgatgaaagcattttgcaagcttttgatgaggatccaacgacaagtattcgagttgtagctgaaagacttcacttgtcggtttggaaagtttggtcagttcttcgggaaaatggaaagcatgcgtatcactacacttctgttcaaggtacgttaagtactttatttattttatcaggcgaaatcgtaaaactaaattttgaaccagttatcttcgaccttattgtgctgaaattttgcacccaaaaaacttgtattttaaaatggttttaaccatacacttattttaaacgtttacaaatatccttgtagctttactggttcgtttttcaaataaatacctagtaacttttattttttctaattttatcttttaaatttatgttagtttttgccattcaaaaagtgaatttttaccagtctttaatggattgttctaggtctcatagatgatgatcacaggagacggctcgatttttgccgatttatgatgcatacggacgtagatgatacaaattttttaaaaagaattttgtggactgatgaatccaattttaatcacgagggaattgtgaatctccacaaccttcaccattgggcgcaaaaaagacaaaatccccgcaagaaaagacaaagttcctttcaaactaagtttagtgtaaacgtttgggcgggggttattggaagacacctgatcggtccacatttcttaccagagcgcctgaccggagaaaattatttgaattttttactcgaagatttacctgaattggtattaccagtattagatggagaaccaattattttccaaaatgatggctgtccagcacattaccagcgagacgtgcgagaacatttggacaactgttttccaaattcatggatcggaagaggcggcccaattccttggcctgcacgttcaccagacctgacgcccttggatttttatgtctggggccgtgcaaaagaaattgtgtatgcgactgaagtacccacaagagaaattttaatcgaaagaataaattgcgcctttgaaattatgaaagcagaaatgcgactgaggacgacgactgtagaaattagaaaaagatgccgtgcatgcattcgcaacagaggcagtcattttgaacataatttataacttaaatttaattaaaacattttaaaacatttttgtgttttcattaccctggcactggttaatgtgtacctttaggtttgtgacgacattattaatgatttcacacccatgtggcatatcgttggaaagggtattaagtaggcattttttttttattaaatgaagttcataaaagcttttacttttttttataattaattttgaatttgacatttttcatacgttttttcatttttaagactttggaagctcaacaagtattttttttccatctagtgctatgaatttatgttttatttggaataataatacatcagagaacgcaatgaaagtgatttggtgtaaattcgacaacagactgaaaagttatagcgttttaaaggtgatagttccggtaatttttaaaaacaaacaaaaaaaatcgtatctcgaatacagtgacatataggacattgggtctatgagtgaaaactagtacatggcctcacgaatcccccaaaaaattgtgtcggtccatgcgccaaacaccctgtagaCACTCTTGTaagtaattaattcattaattaattgggAAGGTAGGTACATAACCTTTTTTAGGATTCAAAGGAAATAGGAAAACCATTTCGTCAGCTACATAAACAACACTTAAGAAAATGCAGATAAAGatgattctgctaattttatttaagggGTTGCCTCCACGAGCGAGAGAATCGCGACGAGTCCGCCCTTATATCGTCGGATAATCTCCACGAACGAGCGATAATTCCGCCGCGTATCATCGCGAGTCGTTACGGTATCGCGGCGATTCCGCGGCGACTCGTAACGATATCGCCGCGTTCCCTTGACGTCACTTTGCCAAAGAAGGGATTCAGTTACGTGCCAGACGAGAGCGAAATAAGTAGTGTCTCAGTCGATAATATAATTCTTTATTATGGATATAGTGTTGTGGGGTGCTTCTGCAAGTACGCTAGTGCATCGCGCCCGCCGCGCGCTCGTCGCGAGAGCGCCGCGAGCACGCGGTCGCATTGCTAGTCGCGGCGGGCTAGCGACGATGTAATGACGTTTTGCGCGCTCGTTGCCACTCGTCGCATCGCGGCGATAATATCGCCGTGTGGAGACGGTTCCATAGAGGAGTGTATAGAAAAACGTGGCACGGCGATAATATCACCGCGATTCTCTCGCTCGTGGAGGCAGCCCCTTAGtgacatccgactgagatccaatcacgactcaagtacgattgaagtgtatgtggcattccactattttttcttttcaataaacgtttttatccttttctgtgatttaataatgaatcatcaaattgtctgcaaatgatttacgattgcaatatgattgtagagcaaaccaGGTTTAAAAAACACGGAATTGATTCTGATCATGATCAGGTTAAAATTTTTACCTAAAATGCAAGTGTAATAAAACTTGAAAGGGCGTAATAATTAAGCCAAAAGTTCTGATGATGAGAACAGTTTTAGTACGGAACCGTCATTCCACAAGTGGGACTCCCCCTTAGcagtctttaaataaatacttgtgAACCTTATTCTGATATCTTCGAGAAaattagtaggtataaataagGTAACAGGTTGCCTTTTGTAACTCATCACAATGTTTAAGTCAGCTTTCGTGATTTTGAGCTGCGTCGTGGGAACTGTTATAACGTGAATAAATCCCATTTTTTTATTCTGTACTTGCCGCTTTTCTGCGGTTTCTCcggcgtcccatgggaactactataatatagcctatgttacccgGGAAGCGGTTTCCACAGGACGTGGCTGGGTGTAACCGCGGATGGAAGCTTATactaaactagcttctgccagcggtttcacccgtatcccgtgggaacttctgcacgaacccggataaaaagtagcctacagccttcctcgataaatgggctatctaacactgaaataatttagttcctgagattagcgcgttcaagcaaacaaacaaacaaactcttcagctttataatattagtattgataaGGCTATGGTTTATTAAAACGATGTTAAAGTAAAATTTTCTTCTGATTTCAGAGTCAATAGAATGTTCAGGGCGCAATGAACATTACGAGTGTGGTAGTGCTTGCCAAACTACATGCGCCACGCTGGGCCAGGAATGCCCTATTGCGAACTCGCGATGCAATGGCTGTTATTGTGACGAAGGTTATGCAAGAAATGACGATGGGGAATGCATACCTATTGATGACTGCCCCCAGTAGGTATTCAGAGCTTGGTTGTAGGGTCCACGGTACCTACTAAATGCGATATAAGacatgattgtttgtttgttttcagatgtttatttttgcatttatacaAGTTTATCACATAACGTTAAACTAGGTCTAAggttgatttaaaaaatcttcacaATGATTGGGATAAAATGTAAAGACCTAAAAATTTGCACCTTCAATAAATGAttagaagtacctacttaactttttttttgttctatttatCAATGCTTTTGTTACTGACTTCATTGCCCCGTTGGTCTAATAGTCGCAAAACAATGGGATAAaagcattaatttatttaaccatcgttaatttgaaaattatcggcataataaataaacaatgtgaGTGTCAAATAAGATAAGAAGAAATACAAGTGTTCAAAGACATTGTCATTCTTAGATAAATAACAGTTTAgaaataattgtatattttaaattgagGATAATTAAATGCGTATTATAGACACACGTGTAAGTAATGAATTCGAAAGGCAGACggtgaaattaatttattttattcctttatttcaggcgaCTAGGAcccgtaaaaatataaatacacatatatcatatattaacaataattattaactaAATACCCTtacatatcaataaaaataaataggtaatttcaTTAGCAACATAAAGATCACTGAGAGAATGTAGATTTTAactttgcaaaaaataaatacttcatgCAACAAGCTTAGGTATGCTTATCGTCTCCCAATATTTCACAGTAAAAAAGTCAAAATGGCCAAAGTCACATTCGTTCCCTTGTAAGATATCATCGAGTAAAATAAACTTGTGACAAGAGGTTTAAAAAACAGAATTCTGTTTCCCCAGAATTAGTTCTTTTAGTCAAACGTTTACCTACAATACGAGTGTGTGATAAAACTTGAAAGAGCTTAATAACTCTGCCAAAACTTGCGACGATGACAAAACTTTTAGTTCGGTACCTATATTACACAAGGACGTTATTAACCCTAGAAGCCCAATCATAATTTAACTAGTTATAAAGCCCAATCATACgtaaaaatgacgtgtaaaaataaaacttcagagttttccaatttttttctgttaatgAACTATATTTTTGAATGAGTTATCATaattgaagttttaattaataaataaaatagactttaagttaaaaaatactctttattAATACTATTAtggcatttcaatcaaatcttagaaaaaaaacaacaaaaaaatcaagcctctaacactttttcttaaaattatgtaattataaaaaaaacaactagttttaaattttttcataaaattaaatcgactagtaataatattttataagtctCTTAGAAAAAAACAGTCTTTATATACAGTCTTGACAAACATCAATGTTGTGTTCTCCACATACATCATTTGCAACACTGCGCTTTGGCCATCCACCTTTTTTTATATGAGCAAAATCCACAATAGCGTCGTTTTTTTGGTTCTGGCTCATCACTAATATTTTCTGATGATGGTGGTACCATTCCATTATCACTCCAGACATCATCTTCAACTACACAATCTTCTTTCTCGGATTCCGAATCCAGCAGAGAATAATCGTCATCATTTTCTAAAATTGTAGCAATTTCGTCCTGGTTTAGCCGTTGACGGGACGCCATTTTGTATTCaacctgaaaatattaatattatatgtaaaatGTAACGAAACAATACGATTAActcaaataaatcacaaatttaaaaaatttgAAACAATTTCAAAAGTTACACAAAGCCCAATTATACGTCAAAATGACGTGCAACCTCTCTATTACAACAAAATGGCGGCACTTACCGAGATGATGCAACTGTGTCCTGCGAGGTCCCAATGGCTACTGAGTTGGTTCAGAAGTTAGCGGCGATCTGACGGTAAACGTGAAAGTAACAGAGATATTTCGCCGCGGTATACGTCAAATTTACGTAGAATGGGCTTCTAGGGTTAAATTacttagtaaaataatttattcattccgTAATACACCagtgtttaacaaataaatattctgataCGGAACCGTCACTCCACATGCAAGAGTCCCCCTTAGCAGGCTCTATGTGAATCATTGTGAACTTATTTTGATATCTTCGAAAAAACttgtataaataagaataaaaactaGTATAAATAAGGTAACAGGTGGTCTTTTGTGATAGAATTCGAGGTGTCATCACAATGTTTAAGTCGTCTTTCTTGATTTTGAGTTGCGTTGTGGTGGCTGTTGTGACGCGTGAGTACATACCCTCTTATTTTTTACTCAATACAAagaatttgattttaatttttagcTTGTTACTTTTAGCATTTTTTGTATCCATGGCAAGGAAGGTATTTTCATagggacgcgggtgtaacccCGGATGAAAGCTTATCCTAAAGTTGCCGTTTCCCTGCGATTTCATCCGCATCTTGTGGgatctactgcccgtaccgggataaaat is a genomic window containing:
- the LOC124641846 gene encoding dynein light chain roadblock-type 2, whose amino-acid sequence is MANEAEETVRKLSMHKGVAGVIVVNGEGIPIKTTLENHVSVQYAGLMSSLVDKAKAVVRDLDPTNDLTFLRIRSKKSEVMVAPDKDFILIVVQNPVE
- the LOC124642081 gene encoding zinc finger protein 39-like, producing MGVSLLLLKLLHCKQMNARSAGASTGEESAGEGSSRDEITIKKEATDDPICRVCLKEGSIPIYGSDTLDDLTESLSIFGGIDVREGDAYPKFLCQPCHTLLQGAILFRKTAQQSDQLLKDPPRVSPDAENDIPFDDTDNDNSYEYEETKVSKKQYHCKRCEISFKNFREYNKHRLSEEHENMRIVCPYCKKSYAAVYYKKHLVLHEQSSSPYICDICGKSFTMQGPFSRHRQTHFYKLPYKCTLCPYKGRFPESLKMHMRSHTGEKPYQCSECPSRFINKSNLNKHTLTQHKKEHAFKCDSCSRGFYSKRDLELHLKVDHAGIKDQVCNICGKAFGYRKQMMKHQLKVHKREKMRSGRMPIYLKVESMKQQGQDVDSLEN
- the LOC124642006 gene encoding inducible metalloproteinase inhibitor protein-like, with product MFKSAFVILSCVVGTVITESIECSGRNEHYECGSACQTTCATLGQECPIANSRCNGCYCDEGYARNDDGECIPIDDCPQ